A single genomic interval of Spinacia oleracea cultivar Varoflay chromosome 6, BTI_SOV_V1, whole genome shotgun sequence harbors:
- the LOC110791065 gene encoding cold shock protein 2-like yields the protein MDLRRSKGGFQLEVAEDGRNRATDCYAAPADGGRGKGFSGSRGTGGRIGRGHRGGGGGGRRGGYYGGGRGGGGRGRVDCFNCVEEGHFARDCPN from the coding sequence ATGGATTTACGACGGTCAAAGGGTGGGTTTCAGCTGGAGGTCGCCGAAGATGGAAGAAACAGAGCCACCGATTGTTACGCTGCTCCTGCTGATGGAGGAAGGGGTAAGGGATTCAGTGGCTCCCGCGGCACCGGAGGGAGAATTGGAAGAGGGCatcgtggtggtggtggtggtgggaggAGAGGGGGATACTATGGTGGTGGacgtggtggtggtggtagaGGAAGAGTGGACTGCTTCAATTGTGTAGAGGAAGGTCACTTTGCCAGGGATTGTCCCAACTGA
- the LOC130464150 gene encoding uncharacterized protein produces MKDFAWFRKNLCQNISHSKKLRLQRTHSNSKVCNFHQILRGFDSKVLDFGVFLYDESRSQELIERKIHNSPPEQGTVKVLTLEEWEEIREVRPVTPFGSKLARSNARIRIGGVVKKKIRGVDRV; encoded by the exons ATGAAGGATTTTGCCTGGTTCAGAAAAAATTTATGCCAAAATATAAGTCACAGTAAGAAATTAAGATTGCAACGCACTCACTCTAACAGC AAAGTTTGCAACTTTCATCAAATTTTGAGGGGATTTGATTCAAAAGTTTTGGACTTTGGAGTATTTCTG TATGACGAGTCAAGATCTCAAGAATTGATTGAGCGCAAGATACATAATTCTCCTCCTGAACAAGGAACTGTAAAGGTGCTCACGCTTGAAGAGTGGGAGGAAATTCGAGAAGTGAGGCCTGTGACACCTTTTGGGTCAAAGCTTGCTCGATCTAATGCACGAATAAGAATAGGAGGCGTAGtaaaaaaaaag ATAAGGGGTGTAGATAGGGTGTAG